One region of Oryza sativa Japonica Group chromosome 5, ASM3414082v1 genomic DNA includes:
- the LOC136356524 gene encoding uncharacterized protein, with protein sequence MAEERESFEGQWASSDVTEENLKEMVAHGVLPAKEIIRWRPAHGPRKRKLVLDDDEGDDDKSGDKGSPNKPPKRTMPRKKLAGRAMPKIRTSSRKPSDIDPSGKDPDPAMTEQNISKDPEPTAENQPTAESQPTGAHASGDRANPSDLPPTGNQSATTETATTQEPPTGNQSDAGPDQEIPEVEAQTTTSQGPEAGNDSIAGSSGPSGDDGEEIPRIKATDDSRPPILIKWWDENSQAAGIVINRQKEDEEVCQLKKALGEATQAVRDQLHEAKECAKKTEKELRDRIAQLQDANFELSGSSKAQAARMEQMAKQIEALERDKTGLAAQRDSALKEVEDRKIKSQAQFDVLVGKIKRLEGARDNVANAAAPIIQAMFLNNGGPSALDATEIFDKLSVAPEVYFKNIKKAGSMGAGMALAMTKSLYPRIEVDTIDGFADGTSEEAALDLISSAQNAADKIVSDVVEQFRNNDLQPSNEDSDDERTDSD encoded by the exons atggcggaagagagagaaagcttcgaaggCCAATGGGCGTCATCCGACGTAACGGAGGAGAATcttaaggagatggtggcgcacggcgttctccctgccaaggagatcatcaGGTGGCGACCAGCGCACG GtcctcgcaagagaaagctagtacttgatgatgatgaaggcgaCGATGATAAATCTGGGGATAAGGGCTCGCCTAATAAACCCCCAAAACgtaccatgcccaggaaaaaactaGCTGGCCGTGCAATGCCAAAGatcagaacatcttccag gaaaccatctgatatagatccatCTGGAAAAGACCCCGATCCTGCCATGACAGAGCAAAATATATCCAAGGACCCCGAGCCGACTGCTGAAAACCAGCCGACTgctgaaagccagccgactggcgcccatgcttcgggCGATAGGGCCAATCCGAGTGAcctgccgccgactggaaaccagtcggcaacaactgaaacggcaacaactcaagagcccccgactggaaaccagtcggacgcaGGCCCTGATCAAGAGATCCCCGAAGTAGAAGCGCAGACGACGACTTCGcaaggaccagaggctggtaacGACTCGATAGCTGGGTCTTCAG GACCATCAGGTGATGACGGAGAAGAAATCCCTCGCATAAAGGCGACCGacgactctcgtcctcctatcttgatcaaatggtgggacgagaactcacaaGCCGCCGGCATAGTCATAAaccgtcaaaaagaagatgaagaagtgtgccagctgaagaaagcgctcggagaagccactc aagcagttagggaccagctgcatgaggccaaggagtgcgccaaaaagacagagaaagAGTTAAGGGACCGAATCGCCCAGCTCCAGGATGCAAACTTCGAActaagtggttcatcaaaag cgcaagccgccAGGATGGAACAGATGGCGAAGCAAATTGAAGCCCTGGAGAGAGACAAGACAGGACTGGCTGCGcaaagggactcagccttgaagGAAGTCGAAG atcgcaagatcaaatctcaagctcagttcgacgtcctggttggtaagatcaagaggcttgaaggagcaagggaTAACGTCGCCAATGCCGCTGCACCAATTATCCAAGCCATGTTCCTCAATAAtggtggtccgagtgcactcgacgcaaccgaaatatttgacaagctgagtgttgctccggaagtatatttcaagaatatcaagaaagctggaagtatgggagctggcATGGCCTTGGCGATGACAAAATCCTTGTATCCGAGAATTGAAGTCGACACCATTGATggatttgcagacgggacaagtgaagaagctgcCCTTGATCTCATCAGCAGTGCGCAAAATGCGGCTGACAAAATTGTGAGTGATGTTGTAGAGCAATTTCGCAACAACGACCTCCAGCCGAGTAAtgaagactctgatgatgaaaggactgattctgactga